The following proteins are encoded in a genomic region of Methanomassiliicoccales archaeon:
- a CDS encoding chromate resistance protein ChrB domain-containing protein, producing MKWVTREKAKVDRIACPWLIRRFVDADAVFLFVAAEKVLEVSKRENATPFDVPNVELGHHGDRCSFDAILEKFALNDPALLEMALIVRGADIQMPSPPAESAGMAALAAGFRFVAKDDFENMRLQFPAYDAWYAYCKAKVANRD from the coding sequence ATGAAATGGGTAACCAGGGAAAAGGCGAAGGTGGACAGGATTGCCTGCCCGTGGCTGATCCGCCGGTTCGTGGATGCCGATGCGGTTTTCCTCTTTGTTGCGGCCGAAAAGGTCCTGGAAGTGTCTAAAAGAGAGAATGCCACCCCCTTCGATGTACCCAATGTTGAGCTGGGCCATCACGGGGACAGATGCTCGTTCGACGCGATACTGGAGAAGTTCGCATTGAATGATCCAGCATTGCTGGAAATGGCTTTGATAGTGCGCGGTGCCGACATCCAGATGCCGTCGCCACCGGCCGAATCGGCCGGCATGGCAGCCCTGGCCGCCGGGTTCAGGTTCGTGGCGAAGGATGATTTCGAGAACATGCGACTGCAGTTCCCGGCCTACGATGCCTGGTACGCCTACTGCAAGGCAAAGGTCGCCAATCGCGATTGA